The genomic interval GCCCTCCAGAAGGTTTGTCGGGCTGTGCCAGAATCACCTTGAAGAATTCCGTCAAGTCAACGAGGCCTCCACCTCAGATTTACTTTAAGCGTCACACGCAACGCTATCCGCCCGTTGGATGTTCGAGGGTGCTCATACAGGTCACATCATATCTAATTGACGTTTATGGTGCTTTGGGACGGTGATCGTGGTGAAGTTGGTTAGCCCGAGATTCGGTCGTTACATCCATGATCCGCTGAATCGTCATGTCCGGGAGGCGGGTTAGGACGTCCCGCGGGTAGGTGAAAGGCTCACTACCCCGTCGCCGACAACTCTCCACGATAGTCCAAACCCTGACGCTTAGTTCTCCAGCCTACTTTGCCCCCACACAATGCCAGTTCTTCTTTCCGATGGCAGTCGGCCGGATCGCGTTCTCGACCTGGCTGTTGTCGATCTCTATCCTCTCGTCCATCAAGAAGGTCTCCAACCCGCTCCACAGTCCCAGGGCGTGGTCGATGATCGGCCCAAGGAGGCGCTGGGGAAAGTGTCGGCCACTGGCTTGTATCGCCATCAAGGCTTTCCGAATACGATCCACCAGCGGACGGCTTTTCTGAGCTCTCACGGCCAGCCGCAGGTTCGGACCTGCCCCTTGAACCAGGAGCCTGGCTTCGGTCCGCCTCAGACTGCTGGATCTGCCCCATCAGCCATCCGTCCAGGGCGATTGCTCCAGCGCCTCACGGAACTTTCTGCGAACGTGCGTCCGGGAGGCCGCCAACCGGATGGTGCCCACGCGAGTCCTCGCAAAGAAATCATACGCGGAGTAGCCATCGCATTGGATGGTGCCGGTGAAGTGCCCGGTGACAGGCAGGATCTTTTGAAGACAGGTCGCCGCTCGATTCTGTTCCTACCGAAAGATTACGTCCTCACGCGGTCGCCGTGCCGTTCACAAGTAACCGAGCTTGGTCTTGCCATTTCCCGGTGATAGATACCGGATTGAGGTTTCGCCGATCTTGACATATCCCCCAGCCATCACTCCGGTCTGCATATGATCGTAGATCGGTTTGAGCCAGTCTGCGGCCAACTCGACCCAGCGGGCCAGAGTTTGCCGGGGTAACCAGACCCCGTGAAGATGGCCAAAGATCTGTTCCTGCCGGAAGAGGGGCAGACGTTCTAAGTATTTGCTCACCAGCAGGTGC from Verrucomicrobiales bacterium carries:
- a CDS encoding transposase, translating into MLPVTGHFTGTIQCDGYSAYDFFARTRVGTIRLAASRTHVRRKFREALEQSPWTDG
- a CDS encoding transposase, giving the protein MRAQKSRPLVDRIRKALMAIQASGRHFPQRLLGPIIDHALGLWSGLETFLMDERIEIDNSQVENAIRPTAIGKKNWHCVGAK
- a CDS encoding transposase domain-containing protein, whose amino-acid sequence is MESCRRRGSEPFTYPRDVLTRLPDMTIQRIMDVTTESRANQLHHDHRPKAP